One genomic window of Luteitalea pratensis includes the following:
- a CDS encoding ABC transporter ATP-binding protein, whose protein sequence is MSFLSVTDLRKSYPTPNGPVEVLRDIELHVEEGEMVAIVGASGVGKSTLLHVLGGLDGLDGGVVMVDGVGLHGLSDAGRVAFRNQRVGFVFQFHHLLPEFSALENVEMPLRIGRVSLAEGRPRAQALLERVGLAHRITHRPGTLSGGEQQRVAIARALVMRPALLLADEPTGNLDEHTAASLHSLLREMHAEHRLTSVIATHNSRLAEACDRVLRLEEGQLLPA, encoded by the coding sequence ATGTCCTTTCTGTCTGTCACCGACCTTCGAAAGTCCTACCCCACGCCCAACGGGCCGGTTGAGGTCTTGCGCGACATCGAGTTGCACGTCGAGGAAGGCGAGATGGTCGCCATCGTTGGCGCGTCGGGGGTGGGCAAGAGCACGTTGCTGCACGTGCTGGGCGGGCTGGATGGACTCGACGGTGGGGTCGTGATGGTGGATGGCGTCGGTCTGCACGGGCTGAGCGACGCGGGCCGCGTGGCGTTCAGAAACCAACGCGTTGGATTCGTGTTCCAGTTTCACCACTTGCTGCCGGAGTTCTCGGCGCTCGAGAACGTCGAGATGCCGCTGCGGATCGGCCGCGTCTCGCTCGCGGAGGGACGGCCGCGGGCGCAGGCCCTGCTCGAACGCGTGGGGCTCGCGCATCGCATCACGCACCGCCCCGGCACGCTCTCGGGCGGTGAGCAGCAACGGGTCGCCATCGCCCGCGCGCTGGTCATGCGGCCGGCGCTGCTGCTCGCCGACGAGCCGACCGGCAACCTCGACGAACACACGGCCGCGTCCTTGCATTCCCTCTTGCGGGAGATGCACGCGGAACATCGGCTCACCTCGGTCATCGCGACCCACAACAGCCGTCTGGCCGAAGCCTGTGACCGCGTGCTGCGCCTCGAAGAGGGCCAGTTGCTGCCCGCCTGA
- a CDS encoding lipoprotein-releasing ABC transporter permease subunit: MPFELFLALRYLVARRKQAFLSLISVISTAGVAVGVMALIIALALMTGLQGELRDRIVGASPHIYVWHVGEGLTDVQGDMRRLKQVPRVTGASPIVLGKALVTAGEQQAFITVKGIDPATEGEVTDVRERMRKGSLSALASRPENSLAGIAIGQALADQLRVKVGDTVTVMTPEGPLSPFGPTMGSRRLQIIGIYSLGLYEFDAAYGFLDLPTAQRLLARDRPDFIEVRVDDMYAAPGIAKTIVERLGGTYVTQDWAQMNQSLFSALWLEKVAISITIGLIVMVAALNIVASLVLLVMEKSRDIAILKTMGAAAGSITAIFMLQGLIIGAIGTTVGAAAGLAVTSVLDRYQLIKVPMDVYQVAYVPFKVQVDDFVLVILAALVICFLATIYPSRQASRLDPAQALRYQ, translated from the coding sequence ATGCCCTTCGAACTGTTCCTCGCCCTTCGCTACCTTGTTGCCCGCCGCAAGCAGGCGTTCCTGTCGCTGATCTCGGTCATCTCGACGGCGGGGGTCGCGGTCGGCGTGATGGCGCTGATCATCGCGCTTGCGTTGATGACCGGGTTGCAGGGCGAATTGCGGGACCGCATCGTTGGCGCGTCACCGCACATTTACGTGTGGCATGTGGGCGAAGGGCTGACCGATGTCCAGGGCGACATGCGACGGCTGAAGCAGGTGCCGCGCGTGACCGGCGCCTCGCCGATCGTGCTCGGGAAGGCGCTCGTCACGGCGGGGGAGCAGCAGGCCTTCATCACCGTCAAGGGGATCGACCCGGCCACCGAGGGGGAGGTCACCGATGTGCGCGAGCGTATGCGGAAGGGTTCGCTGTCGGCGCTCGCCTCGCGGCCCGAGAACAGCCTGGCCGGCATCGCGATCGGGCAGGCGCTCGCCGATCAGCTCCGGGTGAAGGTTGGTGACACGGTGACGGTGATGACGCCCGAGGGGCCGCTCTCGCCCTTCGGTCCGACCATGGGCAGCCGGCGGCTCCAGATCATCGGCATCTACTCGCTCGGCCTCTACGAATTCGACGCCGCCTACGGCTTCCTGGACCTGCCGACGGCGCAGCGGCTTCTCGCGCGCGATCGCCCGGACTTCATCGAGGTGCGTGTCGACGACATGTACGCCGCGCCCGGCATCGCGAAGACCATCGTGGAGCGTCTTGGCGGCACCTACGTGACTCAGGACTGGGCGCAGATGAACCAGTCGCTGTTCTCGGCCCTCTGGCTGGAGAAGGTCGCCATCTCGATCACCATCGGCCTGATCGTCATGGTGGCCGCGCTCAACATCGTCGCGTCACTGGTGCTGCTGGTGATGGAGAAGAGTCGCGACATCGCCATCCTCAAGACGATGGGCGCGGCGGCCGGGAGCATCACGGCCATCTTCATGCTGCAGGGGCTGATCATCGGCGCGATCGGCACGACCGTCGGCGCCGCCGCCGGCCTTGCGGTGACCTCGGTCCTCGATCGTTACCAGCTGATCAAGGTGCCGATGGACGTCTACCAGGTCGCCTATGTTCCCTTCAAGGTCCAGGTCGACGACTTCGTGCTGGTCATCCTGGCCGCGCTCGTGATCTGCTTCCTCGCCACCATCTACCCCTCGCGCCAGGCATCGCGGCTCGACCCGGCGCAGGCGTTGCGATATCAGTAG
- the lpxA gene encoding acyl-ACP--UDP-N-acetylglucosamine O-acyltransferase translates to MSIHLPPVIDRLCSRFPLQMVDAVTDFTCGERLVAIKNVTVNEDFFPGHFPGAPLMPGVLMIESMAQAASVLLLQAADGTILPHRASLRGADGVKFRKPVGPGDRVRLELSIERRRATMARVRGVAYVHDQIVAEGTLVMAIEPEPAIIHPTAVVEQGAEIGAGTVVAANAVIGPQVKIGPRCKIGAGAIIDGATTIGEGTEVFPYASIGLIPQDTKFRGEPTRLEIGRFNVFREFVTVHRGTEGGGGVTRIGDHNLFMAYSHIAHDCRVGNHTIFGNAATLGGHVTVEDCATISAFSGVHQFCRIGSHAFIGGYSVVTKDALPFAKTVGNRARNYGLNTIGLMRRGFTAGAVTRLRHAYRYLLVSRLNTTRALAEIEKDPELQCTEVQYLIDFIRQSKRGVILRRATRRPEDVSPDE, encoded by the coding sequence GTGTCCATCCATCTCCCTCCAGTCATCGACCGGCTCTGTTCGCGTTTCCCGCTGCAGATGGTCGATGCCGTCACCGACTTCACGTGCGGTGAGCGGTTGGTCGCGATCAAGAACGTCACGGTCAACGAAGACTTCTTCCCGGGCCACTTCCCGGGCGCGCCGCTGATGCCGGGCGTGCTGATGATCGAGTCGATGGCCCAGGCTGCAAGCGTGCTGCTCCTGCAGGCCGCCGACGGCACGATCCTGCCGCACCGTGCGTCGTTGCGCGGCGCCGATGGCGTGAAGTTCCGCAAGCCGGTCGGCCCCGGCGATCGCGTGCGTCTCGAGCTCTCGATCGAGCGGCGGCGCGCAACGATGGCGCGTGTCCGCGGTGTCGCCTACGTCCACGACCAGATCGTGGCCGAGGGCACGCTCGTGATGGCGATCGAGCCCGAGCCGGCCATCATCCATCCGACGGCGGTGGTCGAGCAGGGCGCGGAGATCGGAGCCGGGACGGTGGTCGCGGCCAATGCCGTGATCGGGCCGCAGGTGAAGATCGGGCCGCGCTGCAAGATCGGCGCGGGCGCGATCATCGACGGCGCAACGACCATCGGCGAAGGGACGGAAGTGTTCCCGTACGCGTCGATCGGCCTCATCCCGCAGGACACGAAGTTCCGCGGCGAACCGACGCGGCTCGAGATCGGCAGGTTCAACGTCTTCCGCGAGTTCGTCACCGTGCATCGCGGCACCGAGGGCGGCGGCGGCGTTACGCGCATCGGCGACCACAACCTGTTCATGGCGTACTCGCACATCGCGCATGACTGCCGCGTCGGCAATCACACGATTTTCGGCAACGCCGCCACCCTGGGCGGGCACGTCACCGTCGAGGACTGCGCGACGATTAGCGCGTTCTCTGGGGTGCACCAGTTCTGCCGTATCGGCAGCCACGCGTTCATCGGCGGCTACTCGGTGGTCACCAAGGACGCGCTGCCATTTGCCAAGACCGTGGGCAACCGCGCCCGCAACTACGGGCTGAACACCATCGGCCTGATGCGGCGGGGGTTCACCGCCGGCGCGGTCACGCGCCTCCGCCACGCGTACCGGTATCTCCTCGTGTCACGGCTCAACACCACGCGAGCGTTGGCCGAGATTGAAAAGGATCCCGAGTTGCAGTGCACCGAGGTGCAGTACCTCATCGATTTCATCCGGCAGAGCAAGCGCGGGGTGATCCTGCGCCGTGCGACCCGGCGTCCCGAAGACGTCTCTCCAGACGAGTGA
- a CDS encoding ATP-dependent Clp protease ATP-binding subunit, whose translation MFERYTERARRVLFFARYEASQLGSVSIETEHLLLGLIREGKGLTSRIFARSHLSLEAIRKEVEGRTVFREKVSTSVEIPFSAETKRVLQFAAEEADQLSHNYIGTEHLLLGILREEQSVAATILMEKGMRLATVREDIVALLNEKTTMTRVKETPLLAEFSRDLSESALKGSLDPLVGRETEIERVQQVLCRRTKNNAVLIGEPGVGKTAIVEGLAQKIAVGDVPHFLADKRILALDISLIVAGTKYRGQFEERLKAIMKELVENPNIIVFIDELHTLVGAGSAEGSLDAANILKPALSRGEIRCIGATTPAEYRKYIEKDRSLERRFQAVKVDPPSEGEAIQILLGIKERYETFHHVDYSREALEAAVYQSSRYITDRFLPDKAIDLLDEAGARAKLREAGFSEEFGQINRNIRVAVEQMESAVSQKDFERAQFFREQEVMARENLQFVREKFDVASSHRRVLVGRPEIDEVVSKWTGVPLTSINEDEGDKLLRMEEELHARVISQDKAISAVSRAIRRSRAGLKAPTRPVGSFLFLGPTGVGKTELARALANLLFGSDHALIRFDMSEYMEKHSVSKLIGSPPGYVGHEEGGQLTEKVKRNPYSVVLLDEIEKAHPDLFNILLQVFEDGHLTDGLGNRVNFKNAIIIMTSNIGARFIQKKASLGFQPGEHSETKSVNEQVLGEVKRTFNPEFINRLDEIIVFEALSDDDLRSITRLLVGQMNRNLVDRQLKLTLGDDVVDWIINVTCNDRSYGARPLRRALQKYIEDPLSEELIRGRLKAGGTFEVYMVDGHPHYRPAGTEAPGMQLVTV comes from the coding sequence ATGTTCGAGCGGTATACAGAACGAGCGCGGCGCGTCCTCTTCTTCGCCCGGTATGAGGCCAGTCAACTCGGGAGCGTCTCGATCGAGACCGAGCACCTCCTGCTGGGATTGATTCGCGAAGGAAAGGGACTGACCAGTCGCATCTTCGCGCGGTCCCACCTCTCTCTCGAAGCCATCCGCAAGGAGGTCGAGGGCCGGACGGTGTTCCGCGAGAAGGTCTCCACGTCGGTGGAGATCCCCTTCAGCGCCGAGACCAAGCGCGTGCTGCAGTTTGCCGCCGAAGAGGCGGACCAACTCTCGCACAACTACATCGGCACCGAACACCTGTTGCTCGGTATCCTCCGGGAGGAGCAGTCGGTCGCGGCGACCATCCTCATGGAAAAGGGGATGCGCCTGGCCACCGTCCGCGAGGACATCGTCGCCCTGCTCAACGAGAAGACGACGATGACGCGCGTCAAGGAGACGCCGCTGCTGGCCGAGTTCAGCCGCGACCTGAGCGAGTCCGCGCTCAAGGGCTCCCTTGACCCGCTCGTCGGGCGCGAGACGGAGATCGAGCGCGTCCAGCAGGTGCTGTGCCGGCGCACCAAGAACAACGCGGTGCTCATCGGGGAGCCCGGTGTCGGCAAGACCGCCATCGTCGAGGGGCTGGCGCAGAAGATTGCCGTCGGTGACGTGCCGCACTTCCTCGCCGACAAGCGGATTCTCGCGCTCGACATCTCGCTGATCGTCGCCGGCACGAAGTACCGCGGCCAGTTCGAAGAACGGCTGAAGGCGATCATGAAGGAGTTGGTCGAGAACCCGAACATCATCGTGTTCATCGACGAACTGCATACGCTCGTGGGAGCGGGATCGGCCGAGGGGTCACTCGACGCGGCCAACATCCTCAAGCCGGCGCTGTCGCGCGGCGAAATCCGCTGCATCGGCGCGACGACGCCGGCCGAGTACCGCAAGTACATCGAGAAGGACCGGTCGCTCGAGCGGCGCTTCCAGGCCGTCAAGGTGGACCCGCCCAGCGAGGGCGAGGCGATCCAGATCCTGCTCGGCATCAAGGAGCGGTACGAGACGTTCCACCACGTGGACTATTCGCGCGAGGCGCTCGAGGCGGCCGTCTACCAGTCGAGCCGCTACATCACCGATCGCTTCCTGCCCGACAAGGCCATCGACCTGCTCGACGAGGCCGGGGCGCGCGCCAAGCTGCGCGAGGCGGGCTTCAGCGAGGAGTTCGGCCAGATCAACCGCAACATCCGCGTCGCGGTCGAGCAGATGGAGAGCGCGGTTTCGCAGAAGGACTTCGAACGCGCGCAGTTCTTCCGCGAGCAGGAAGTGATGGCGCGGGAGAATCTCCAGTTCGTGCGCGAAAAATTCGACGTCGCGTCGAGCCATCGTCGCGTGCTGGTTGGCCGGCCGGAGATCGACGAGGTTGTCTCCAAGTGGACAGGTGTGCCACTCACCTCCATCAACGAGGACGAGGGTGACAAGCTGCTCCGGATGGAAGAAGAGCTGCACGCGCGCGTAATCAGCCAGGACAAGGCGATCTCCGCGGTGTCGCGCGCCATCCGCCGTTCGCGCGCGGGCCTGAAGGCGCCGACCCGTCCGGTCGGCAGCTTCCTGTTCCTCGGCCCCACCGGCGTCGGCAAGACCGAGCTCGCGCGGGCACTCGCGAACCTGCTCTTCGGCAGCGACCACGCGCTCATCCGCTTCGACATGTCCGAGTACATGGAGAAGCACTCCGTGAGCAAGTTGATCGGCTCGCCGCCAGGGTACGTCGGGCACGAAGAGGGCGGGCAGCTCACCGAGAAGGTGAAGCGGAATCCCTATTCGGTGGTCCTGCTCGACGAGATCGAGAAGGCCCATCCCGACCTCTTCAACATCCTCTTGCAGGTGTTCGAGGACGGCCATCTCACCGACGGCCTGGGCAATCGCGTCAATTTCAAGAACGCGATCATCATCATGACGTCGAACATCGGCGCCCGCTTCATCCAGAAGAAGGCGTCGCTCGGGTTCCAGCCCGGGGAGCACAGCGAAACCAAGTCGGTCAACGAACAGGTGCTGGGCGAGGTCAAGCGGACCTTCAACCCGGAGTTCATCAACCGTCTCGACGAAATCATCGTCTTCGAGGCGCTGTCGGACGACGACCTGCGCAGCATCACGCGGTTGCTCGTCGGACAGATGAACCGCAACCTGGTCGATCGGCAGCTGAAGCTGACGCTCGGCGACGACGTGGTCGACTGGATCATCAATGTGACCTGCAACGACCGCTCGTACGGCGCGCGTCCGCTGCGCCGGGCGCTGCAGAAGTACATCGAGGATCCGCTCAGCGAGGAGCTCATCCGCGGGCGCCTGAAGGCGGGCGGCACCTTCGAGGTGTACATGGTGGATGGCCATCCGCATTACCGGCCCGCCGGCACGGAAGCTCCTGGCATGCAGCTCGTCACCGTGTAG
- a CDS encoding OmpH family outer membrane protein: protein MCLLLVAAAAGAQTPAPKGATAAPAQPAPAQPAPAQPAAPAARPAPRPFPADAKIAYVDLNTVATTSREGQAAGVKIKDLQAKRTAELEGKQKQLQAAQQKLEQGGAVLSESARAQQAKEVERLQTELQRSSQDAQKEIQEFTQELQVQFQQKLLPIIEQVAKAKNLHFILSIADAGVVWVDAGLNVTADVVTALDAATPAAK from the coding sequence ATGTGCCTGCTGCTGGTGGCCGCTGCCGCCGGCGCGCAAACCCCTGCCCCCAAGGGCGCCACGGCGGCCCCGGCCCAGCCCGCCCCGGCCCAGCCCGCCCCGGCCCAGCCGGCGGCGCCTGCGGCCCGTCCCGCGCCGCGGCCGTTCCCGGCCGATGCCAAGATCGCCTACGTCGATCTGAACACGGTCGCGACGACGAGCAGGGAAGGGCAGGCCGCGGGCGTCAAGATCAAGGACCTCCAGGCGAAGCGGACTGCCGAACTCGAGGGCAAGCAGAAGCAGCTCCAGGCGGCCCAGCAGAAGCTGGAGCAAGGTGGCGCGGTGCTGAGCGAATCCGCGCGGGCCCAGCAGGCCAAGGAAGTGGAGCGGCTGCAGACCGAACTGCAACGCTCCAGCCAGGATGCCCAGAAGGAAATCCAGGAGTTCACGCAGGAGTTGCAGGTGCAGTTCCAGCAGAAGCTCTTGCCGATCATCGAGCAGGTCGCGAAGGCGAAGAACCTCCACTTCATCCTGAGCATCGCCGATGCCGGTGTCGTGTGGGTCGACGCCGGCCTCAACGTGACCGCCGACGTCGTCACCGCGCTCGACGCTGCCACCCCGGCAGCCAAGTAG
- a CDS encoding four helix bundle protein: MPRDTSQLRVFQDADRLAIDIYRATTELPSSDRHELGRQLRRSALSVPTNLVEGGQRLSTRDYRHYVGIALGSAAETRYLLTVAQRLGLMSSSAGGLISDYEVLCRALHKLHTTIGAMPDTHRP, encoded by the coding sequence ATGCCACGAGACACCAGCCAGCTGCGGGTATTCCAGGACGCCGATCGCCTCGCCATCGACATCTACCGTGCGACCACGGAACTTCCATCGTCGGATCGCCATGAGCTCGGCCGCCAATTGCGGCGATCAGCCCTGTCGGTGCCCACGAATCTTGTGGAAGGGGGCCAACGACTCAGCACGCGCGACTACCGTCATTACGTCGGCATCGCGCTCGGGTCCGCGGCTGAGACGAGGTATTTGTTGACGGTCGCCCAGCGCCTTGGGCTCATGAGCAGTTCCGCCGGAGGTCTCATTAGCGACTACGAGGTCCTCTGTCGTGCATTGCATAAACTGCACACCACCATCGGCGCGATGCCCGACACCCACCGGCCGTAG
- the bamA gene encoding outer membrane protein assembly factor BamA — translation MTTGGEVQLPAKSVLDAEGACAVIPPTTATAQPPQGSGPVLRAVELCFPTQGNVSSIEFETYLYYIKNRGSRPSQNVWVPFTPEVEKDLVEDFKRLWATSFLDDLAVEVLDTPYPNGVVGKYVRFRLEERQRVKIVEYVGSEKIEATKVDEKLREINNVIRLDSFIDPAQIRRVEGVVREMLSEKGYLDGEVSHTVTPIAGGPKLVNLTFTIKDGPRVLIKDIEFVGNQAIGDGALKRRMKENKERTIINRFRSKGVYQQAKFEDDAENVRGLYREEGYIAARVGQPEIKTLDASADGKNRSVQLRIPVTEGRRYKVGKFAFEGNTVVKGEALQPIFKLETGDYYSEKKIRKGLEKARELYGTGGYFEFTGFPDLKPLDMVDPSHPDQFLPEGSEPSGPPVVDVTMRMQEGEQYFINRITFKGNTTTRDNVIRRELNLLEGGVFNTESLKNSVRRLNQLGYFKQLEEGQEGIDVKKTPGEKNKVDVTLALQEQNRNQLTFGAGVSQYEGFFGQLAFSTSNFMGRGETLSLSVAAGSRTQFYQVAFTEPYLFDRPITAGVDVSRRAIQYIGAFTQNTTGVNTVWGFPLTRNFTRGFLQYSFEQVMISDLNPAYTDPDVIGRNPFLQDALLLQCTPTPPTEEDPDGGQICTPAGARTISKVVPSLVHNTVDNPIFPNTGRRVTASIDLAGLGGNTSFYKPRFEFVQFLRHTRRTSFGFRAEAEYIKAWGDSLPLPLFERLVLGGEYSVRGFDVRSIGPRDPQTGAVYGGNKSLLFNFEYLISIAGPVRLVLFYDAGQVRIDRQNFTWDEFKTSTGAEVRFFMPVLNVPFRLIFAANPQREGVLRNDYTPTKGFQFRFAVGSTF, via the coding sequence GTGACGACCGGCGGGGAAGTCCAGTTGCCGGCCAAGAGTGTGTTGGATGCCGAGGGCGCCTGTGCCGTCATCCCGCCCACGACGGCGACCGCCCAGCCACCGCAGGGCAGCGGCCCGGTCCTTCGCGCGGTGGAACTCTGCTTCCCGACCCAGGGCAACGTCTCCTCGATCGAGTTCGAGACGTACCTGTACTACATCAAGAACCGCGGCAGCCGCCCGTCGCAGAACGTCTGGGTGCCGTTCACACCCGAGGTCGAGAAGGATCTCGTCGAGGACTTCAAGCGACTCTGGGCCACGAGCTTCCTCGACGACCTCGCGGTCGAGGTGCTCGACACGCCCTACCCGAACGGGGTTGTCGGCAAGTACGTCCGCTTCCGGCTCGAGGAGCGGCAGCGCGTCAAGATCGTCGAGTACGTCGGCAGCGAGAAGATCGAGGCGACCAAGGTCGACGAGAAGCTGCGCGAGATCAACAACGTGATCCGCCTCGACTCGTTCATCGACCCGGCGCAGATCCGCCGTGTCGAGGGCGTCGTCCGCGAGATGCTGTCCGAGAAGGGGTACCTGGACGGCGAGGTCTCGCACACCGTCACGCCGATTGCCGGTGGGCCCAAACTGGTCAACCTCACGTTTACGATCAAGGACGGTCCCCGGGTCCTCATCAAGGACATCGAGTTTGTCGGCAATCAGGCGATCGGTGATGGGGCGCTGAAGCGCCGGATGAAGGAGAACAAGGAGCGGACGATCATCAACCGCTTCCGCAGCAAGGGCGTCTACCAGCAGGCCAAGTTCGAAGACGACGCCGAGAACGTCCGCGGGCTCTATCGCGAGGAGGGCTACATCGCCGCCCGCGTCGGGCAGCCCGAAATCAAGACGCTCGACGCTTCCGCCGACGGAAAGAACCGGTCGGTGCAGCTGCGCATTCCGGTGACCGAGGGCCGCCGGTACAAGGTGGGCAAGTTCGCCTTCGAAGGCAACACGGTGGTGAAGGGCGAGGCCTTGCAGCCGATCTTCAAGCTCGAGACGGGCGATTACTACTCCGAGAAGAAAATCCGCAAGGGTCTCGAGAAGGCTCGCGAGTTGTATGGCACGGGCGGCTATTTCGAATTCACCGGCTTTCCCGACCTGAAGCCGCTCGACATGGTCGACCCCAGCCATCCCGACCAGTTCCTGCCCGAGGGCTCCGAACCGAGCGGCCCGCCCGTGGTCGACGTGACCATGCGCATGCAGGAAGGCGAGCAGTATTTCATCAACCGCATCACGTTCAAGGGCAACACGACGACGCGCGACAACGTCATCCGTCGCGAGCTGAACCTGCTCGAGGGTGGCGTGTTCAACACCGAGTCGCTCAAGAACAGCGTCCGCCGCCTGAACCAGCTCGGCTACTTCAAGCAACTCGAGGAAGGCCAGGAAGGCATCGACGTCAAGAAGACGCCAGGCGAGAAGAACAAGGTCGACGTCACGCTCGCGCTGCAGGAGCAGAACCGCAATCAGCTCACCTTCGGAGCCGGTGTCTCCCAGTACGAGGGCTTCTTCGGACAGCTGGCGTTCTCGACATCGAACTTCATGGGGCGGGGCGAGACGCTGTCGCTCTCGGTCGCTGCCGGCTCACGGACCCAGTTCTACCAGGTCGCGTTCACCGAGCCGTACCTGTTCGATCGCCCGATCACCGCGGGCGTGGACGTCTCACGCCGTGCCATCCAGTACATCGGCGCCTTCACGCAGAACACGACCGGCGTCAACACGGTCTGGGGCTTCCCGCTCACGCGCAACTTCACGCGTGGGTTCCTGCAGTACAGCTTCGAGCAGGTCATGATCTCCGACCTGAACCCGGCCTACACCGACCCCGACGTGATCGGACGCAACCCGTTCCTGCAGGACGCGCTGCTGCTGCAGTGCACCCCGACGCCGCCGACCGAGGAGGACCCCGACGGCGGGCAGATCTGCACCCCGGCCGGGGCCCGCACCATCAGCAAGGTCGTGCCCAGCCTCGTTCACAACACCGTGGACAATCCGATCTTCCCGAACACGGGTCGTCGCGTGACGGCGTCGATCGACCTGGCCGGGCTCGGCGGCAACACGAGCTTCTACAAGCCTCGTTTCGAGTTCGTCCAGTTTTTGCGGCACACGCGCCGGACGTCGTTCGGCTTCCGGGCCGAGGCCGAGTACATCAAGGCCTGGGGCGACTCGCTGCCGCTGCCCCTGTTCGAGCGCCTGGTGCTGGGTGGCGAGTACAGCGTGCGCGGCTTCGATGTCCGCTCCATCGGTCCGCGCGACCCGCAGACCGGCGCCGTGTACGGTGGCAACAAGAGCCTGCTGTTCAACTTCGAATACCTGATCAGCATCGCCGGGCCGGTGCGCCTGGTGCTCTTCTACGATGCCGGTCAGGTCCGTATTGACCGCCAGAATTTCACGTGGGACGAGTTCAAGACGTCCACCGGCGCAGAAGTCCGGTTCTTCATGCCGGTGCTGAACGTGCCGTTCCGCCTGATCTTCGCTGCCAACCCTCAGCGCGAGGGTGTCCTCCGCAACGATTACACCCCCACGAAGGGCTTCCAGTTCCGGTTTGCCGTGGGCTCGACGTTCTGA